ACAGAGCCCCGTGGTCACAGCCAGGAGCTCCAGTcccatccagcagctccagtccCATCCAGGAGCTCCAGTCCCATCCAGGAGCTCCAGTCCCATCCAGGAGCTCCAGTcccatccagcagctccagtcccatccagcagctccagtcccatccagcagctccagtccCACCCAGTCGCAGCTGAGCACACTGAGATTGATTTAGGACTCCGAGGCAGCTCCTTGGCTTatcagcacagccagccctgccccgctATCACAGCTCCCCAAAACAAGTCCGCGGGCGGAGCAGCCGCCAAGCCCAGCCGGTACCTTTCGGGACGAACTTCAGCGAGCTGCTGAATATTCAGAAGCGGGACTGGCCCCGCTTCGGGCCATCGTTGAGGAATTCGTGGCCCAGCCCGTTGCCGCACTTGCCGCAAGATACCTGgaaaagcagggagagggtTGGCAGCGATGGGGGTCCCGGCGAACGGGCCCGCGGGGGGTTTGCTGCGCACGCCGAGGGTTTGGGAAGGGGCACCTTGAGCGCTCCCGGGCGCTCCTCGCGCTTGGCCACGCTGTCCCCGCGCAGGGTCTCGGTGAAGGCCGGCCAGGGCGACGAGTGCTCGTACTTGGCGCGGCTGGAGAACAGCTCATGGCCACACTTGGCACACACGTAGATGCCTGCGGGGGAGGCGGCAGAGGCGTCAGCGGGCACGGCGGGGGGACACGTGAGCGCGGGGACACGGGACACCCGCGGGGGACTTTGGCCGCGTGGGTCGGTGCCAGCGGCTGCTGCCGGACCCGCGGGGACCCCCCGCGCCAGGCAGGGGGTGGAGGCGGCAGAACCGCACTCCCCATTGGAGTTCCCGCAGCCCGAGGGGTCCCCACAGCGATCGaacccccagcccctctcaggACCCCCCTCACCATGGGAGGCATCCCCCTCCCAATCGCGGGGATCCCCCAACAGTGGCCCCTGTGGGAGGACCCCCAGCCCGGTCCCCACGGGTGGAGGATGCTCCGCAGAAGGACACCCCCATCCCCAACCTCCCCCCAAAAACCACTGCCCACGGCGGGTTCCGCCCCCCCGGGTGACCCCCGAACCCCCGCGCGGAGCCCCCCGCAGCTCCTCACCCGGCTGGAAATGGTCCTTGAACACCTCTCCGCccaggaaggagcagaaggACATGGCTGCGCCCGCCGCCCCGGGCCCGTTC
This genomic window from Pithys albifrons albifrons isolate INPA30051 chromosome 16, PitAlb_v1, whole genome shotgun sequence contains:
- the MSRB1 gene encoding methionine-R-sulfoxide reductase B1 gives rise to the protein MSFCSFLGGEVFKDHFQPGIYVCAKCGHELFSSRAKYEHSSPWPAFTETLRGDSVAKREERPGALKVSCGKCGNGLGHEFLNDGPKRGQSRFUIFSSSLKFVPKGKADKDLKEK